In a single window of the Raphanus sativus cultivar WK10039 chromosome 9, ASM80110v3, whole genome shotgun sequence genome:
- the LOC130499880 gene encoding histone H2A.6 isoform X1 — MIFKKKNHSGDECHRNKVSATTLPIILCTRLASCNLLAYLVGILFHFHGVFWTFPRHILFTGVQNRKKKPSGGEKNIQIVAFHLAIIDGRGKALGSGAAKKATSRSSKAGLQFPVGRIARFLKAGKYAERVGAGAPVYLAAVLEYLAAEVLELAGNAARDNKKTRIVPRHIQLAVRNDEELSKLLGDVTIANGGVMPNIHNLLLPKKSGPSKTQED; from the exons atgattttcaaaaaaaaaaatcacagtgGTGATGAATGTCATAGAAACAAAGTCTCAGCCACCACATTACCCATAATACTTTGCACTAGACTTGCAAGTTGCAACTTGCTTGCTTACCTCGTAggaattttatttcattttcatgGAGTATTTTGGACATTCCCTCGTCATATATTATTCACAGGAgttcaaaacagaaaaaaaaaaccaagcGGTGGGGAGAAAAACATTCAAATCGTGGCCTTTCATTTAGCAATCATCGACG GTCGTGGAAAAGCTCTCGGATCCGGTGCAGCGAAGAAAGCCACGTCTCGTAGCAGCAAGGCTGGGCTCCAATTCCCTGTCGGTCGTATCGCTCGATTCCTCAAAGCCGGTAAATACGCCGAACGTGTCGGAGCTGGTGCTCCGGTTTATCTCGCCGCCGTCCTCGAGTATCTAGCCGCCGAG GTACTTGAACTCGCTGGGAACGCAGCAAGAGACAACAAGAAGACACGTATTGTCCCTCGTCACATCCAGCTCGCTGTGAGGAACGATGAGGAGCTAAGCAAGCTTCTTGGAGATGTGACTATTGCCAATGGAGGAGTGATGCCCAATATCCACAATCTACTTCTCCCCAAGAAGTCTGGTCCTTCAAAGACTCAGGAAGATTAG
- the LOC130499880 gene encoding histone H2A.6 isoform X2 codes for MAGRGKALGSGAAKKATSRSSKAGLQFPVGRIARFLKAGKYAERVGAGAPVYLAAVLEYLAAEVLELAGNAARDNKKTRIVPRHIQLAVRNDEELSKLLGDVTIANGGVMPNIHNLLLPKKSGPSKTQED; via the exons ATGGCAGGTCGTGGAAAAGCTCTCGGATCCGGTGCAGCGAAGAAAGCCACGTCTCGTAGCAGCAAGGCTGGGCTCCAATTCCCTGTCGGTCGTATCGCTCGATTCCTCAAAGCCGGTAAATACGCCGAACGTGTCGGAGCTGGTGCTCCGGTTTATCTCGCCGCCGTCCTCGAGTATCTAGCCGCCGAG GTACTTGAACTCGCTGGGAACGCAGCAAGAGACAACAAGAAGACACGTATTGTCCCTCGTCACATCCAGCTCGCTGTGAGGAACGATGAGGAGCTAAGCAAGCTTCTTGGAGATGTGACTATTGCCAATGGAGGAGTGATGCCCAATATCCACAATCTACTTCTCCCCAAGAAGTCTGGTCCTTCAAAGACTCAGGAAGATTAG